From a region of the Rhinolophus sinicus isolate RSC01 linkage group LG04, ASM3656204v1, whole genome shotgun sequence genome:
- the CTSL gene encoding procathepsin L, with protein MNLSLFLTALCLGIASAAPKLDGSLDAQWNQWKATHRKLYGLNEEEWRRAVWEKNMKMIDLHNQEYNQGKQSFTMAMNTFGDMTSEEFRQVMNGLQNQERKKGKVFWEPLFAEIPPSVDWREEGYVTPVKDQGHCGSCWAFSATGALEGQMFRKTGKLISLSEQNLVDCSQSQGNKGCNGGLMDNAFQYVKENRGLESEESYPYIGRVESCNYKPEDSVANDTGFVDIQQQERSLMKAVATVGPISAAIDASHSSFQFYEEGIYYDPECSSQEVDHGILVVGYGFKGAESDDNKYWIVKNSWGTAWGEKGYVKMAKDRNNHCGIATSASYPIV; from the exons ATGAATCTTTCACTCTTCCTGACTGCCCTTTGCTTGGGAATTGCTTCAGCAGCTCCAAAACTTGATGGAAGTTTAGATGCACAATGGAACCAGTGGAAGGCAACACACAGGAAACTATATGGTTTG AATGAAGAAGAATGGAGGAGAGCAGTGTGGgagaagaatatgaaaatgatTGACCTACACAACCAGGAATACAACCAAGGGAAACAGAGCTTCACCATGGCAATGAACACCTTTGGCGACATG ACCAGTGAAGAATTCAGGCAGGTGATGAATGGCCTGCAAAATCAGGAGCGCAAGAAAGGGAAAGTGTTCTGGGAACCTCTCTTTGCTGAGATTCCCCCATCTGTGGATTGGAGAGAGGAAGGCTACGTAACTCCTGTGAAGGATCAG ggTCACTGTGGTTCTTGTTGGGCTTTTAGTGCAACGGGTGCCCTTGAAGGACAGATGTTCCGGAAAACTGGCAAACTTATTTCACTGAGTGAGCAGAACCTGGTGGATTGCTCTCAGTCTCAAGGCAATAAGGGCTGCAATGGGGGCCTAATGGATAATGCCTTCCAGTATGTCAAGGAAAACAGAGGCCTGGAGTCAGAGGAATCCTATCCATATATTGGAAGG GTTGAATCCTGCAACTACAAGCCCGAAGACTCTGTTGCCAATGACACTGGCTTTGTGGACATCCAGCAGCAGGAGAGGTCCCTTATGAAAGCCGTGGCAACTGTGGGGCCCATTTCTGCTGCTATAGATGCAAGCCATTCTAGCTTCCAGTTCTATGAAGAAG GAATTTATTATGATCCAGAGTGCAGCAGCCAAGAGGTGGATCACGGCATTCTGGTGGTTGGCTATGGCTTTAAGGGAGCAGAATCCGATGACAATAAATATTGGATTGTCAAGAACAG CTGGGGCACAGCTTGGGGTGAGAAGGGCTACGTAAAGATGGCCAAAGACCGGAACAACCACTGTGGAATTGCAACCTCGGCCAGCTATCCTATTGTGTGA